One segment of Panthera leo isolate Ple1 chromosome A3, P.leo_Ple1_pat1.1, whole genome shotgun sequence DNA contains the following:
- the LOC122215644 gene encoding agouti-signaling protein isoform X2 has translation MNILRLLLATLLVSLCLLTAYSHLAPEEKPRDDRNLRSNSSMNLLDLPSVSIVALNKKSKKISRKEAEKKRSSKKKASMKNVARPRRPRPPPPAPCVATRDSCKPPAPACCDPCASCQCRFFRSSCSCRVLNPTC, from the exons ATGAATATCCTCCGCCTACTCCTGGCCACCCTGCTGGTCTCCCTGTGCCTCCTCACTGCCTACAGTCACCTGGCACCTGAGGAAAAACCCAGAGATGACAGGAACCTGAGGAGCAACTCCTCCATGAACCTGTTGGATCTCCCTTCTGTCTCTATTGTAG CACTGAACAAGAAATCCAAAAAGATCAGCAGAAAAGAGGCGGAAAAGAAGAGATCTTCCAAG AAAAAGGCTTCGATGAAGAATGTTGCTCGGCCTCGGCGGCCCCGGCCTCCGCCGCCCGCCCCCTGCGTGGCCACTCGTGACAGCTGCAAGCCGCCGGCGCCCGCCTGCTGCGACCCGTGCGCCTCCTGCCAGTGCCGCTTCTTCCGCAGCTCCTGCTCCTGCCGAGTGCTCAACCCCACCTGCTGA